The Rhodovastum atsumiense genome segment CTCGACCACGCGGGCGAGCGCGCTTTCGCGTTGCTCGCCGGCCACGGGATCCTTCAGCCCCGGGTAGCCGGCGAGGCGGGGAAACGGCTCGGCGCGGGTGCCGCGCGCGCCGTCGCTCCAGGTATAGGCATCGCTGCGCGTGCCGGCCACGGTGTCGTTCAGCGCCTTGATCGCCACCGCGAACAGCGCCACGGGCGAGAGCCGGTGGGCACGGTCGGCACGGCCTTCCACCAGGCGGCGGCGGATCATCACCCCTGGTTCGCCGGCCTCGAAGCGCTCGGGATGGGCGATCGCGTCGAGCAAGCGGCGGATGGCATGGCGGTCCACCTGCAATCCCATGAAGGCGAGCGGCGAGCGGATCGACTCGGTCAGGACGCGGGCGGGGCTGTCGAAGCTGAATTTCACCGCGGTGTCGATCTCGACCCGGTTGGCCTCCAGCGCGCGCTCCATGCGGCTCCAGGGGGGGGTGGAGGTGCCGCGCGTCAGTGTGCCGTCGTCGTAGCGGATCAGCTTGGCCAGCAGGCCGGCGACGGCCGCGGGGCGAGGGATGCCGCGGGTTTCGAGCACGCCCGTGAAGGACCGGCGGCGCTGCTGGTCGATGGTGTGCAGGGTGTCGTCGGGCACGCCTTCGACATAGACGGTGATGAAGGGGGTCTGTGCCTCCAGGCAGGCATAGAGACGCTGCACGCCATCGAGCAGCACGCCGCTGCGAGAGAGGATGATGGGCATGCCGTTCAGCACCCATTCGCCGCTGCGCATGGCCTGGGCATAGGCGGCGACGGCGGCGGGGTTGCGTCCGGCGCCGGGGCGCTTGCGGGCGAGCAGGCTCGGCGCCGTCTCCGGCGAGATGCGCATGATGGCGAAGTGGCCGAGACTGGCGCCTTCTCCCTGGACTTGCACCAGGTGCGCGGGCGCGGTGCCCGGATTCGCCTTCAATCCCGCCATGATCGCTCCTCGCGTGCTTTCTGCACGACCGCATTTCGCGCAGTGTTGCCCCTGATATCCCAGGGACGGGTGGTGAAACCGTTCGGGACGGCGCCCTTTGCTAATGCCGGCGGTTCACCGACATGGGGCTGCCAGTGAATTTTGCACTTGTATTCCCCGGCCCTTTAAGCAGGAGACGGGCCGGTTCGCAAGAGCAACTGACTACTGCTGGAAATCTCTTGCGAAAATGTGATAGCGGGGTGCCAGGCCAGAACCGGCCGCCACGATGATGGTCCCAGGAGAATCACCATGCTCCCTGAAGCGCCCCAGCCCACTGCCAATTTGCCTGCCCTGCCGAACACCTACTACGTGAGCCAGGATATCACGCTCACCCGTCAGGAGGTGATCGCCGCCCTTTCCGCCGCCGTGCTTGCTCGCGCCGGCGAACTTGCCCGCTTCGGTGCCCCGCGGCTGCGCAGCCTGGCGCTGGATGCGAAGATCTCGATCCATGGGGCAGACATCGCCGCTGTCATCGCCACCGTGGAGGCCCCGCTGGAACCCTCGCTGGTGGCAGCCCTGGCCGCATTGCCGACTGCAAAAGAACAGGTGAGAGACGCCGCATGAAGGCACGCAAGGGTTGTAAATCTCCTTGCCAAATTTTGCGAAATCCCTAGACTAGAGGCGTGACTTGTGCCGCGGCCGCCAGAATGGCGCCGAAAGAGCCACGCAGACCCGGGCGCCGGGCATCCAGAATGGAAAGGGCCGACCCAATGTTCAATCGCAAGCAGGCGCCACAGACCGAACCGGAGATCGTCTTCGAAGGTCGGCGCCTGTTGGACGAGTCGTCGTTCCAAATGCCCGAGCCTGCACGAGCGGTTGAGCCTGCGCGCCCTCCTGCTCCGCTTGCCGACACCCTGGCCCCCCCGTTGCCGGTCCCCCCCGGCCCCCCCATGCGTGACCTTGGCCCGGCCATTCCAGGCACGGTGATCGGCGCCGATACCGTGCTGGAAGGCACCATCCGCGCCGCCGGCAACCTGCGGATCGAAGGTTCGGTCACCGGCACCGTGATCGCCGACCGCGTCGCCGTGGGCGAGGAAGGCCGCGTGGAAGGCGCCATCGAGGCCGGATCGGTACGCATCGCCGGCGAAGTGAAAGGCAGTGTCGCTGCCCGCGAGATCGATGTACTGCGCGCCGCGCGCGTCGATGCCGACATGTCCTATACCGAAATCGCCATCGAGCGCGGCGCGCGCGTGCGCGGCGTGCACAAGCAGCGCGACGAGGCGCCCCCGTCTCCGCAGGCCAGCTACGCGGCCCCGCTCGACGCCGCGACGGCCCAGGCCGCCATGCAGGCCACGCTGGAACGCACGGTGATTGGGCTCGACGATCTCAAGAGCCGCATGGCGCAACTTGCCGAAACGGCGGACTGAACGGGGCGGCGCATGCCCCTCGATCCCCCCGGGCTGACCGTCGCGCCCACCCTGCCTGCCCGCCCTTCCGCCGGAAGCAGCACCAGATCTGACAAACGGCTGCACGAGACGGCCCGCCAGTTCGAGGCCGTGTTCATGACCGAGATGCTGCGCCAGGCACGTCCCCCTTCCAAACCGCACGGTCCCTTTGCCACCGGCAGCGCCGAGAAATCCTGGCAAGTGTTCATGGACCAGGCGCTCGGCGACGCGGCGGTGGCCAGTGGCGGTACCGGACTCGCCCGCGAAATCGAGCGCGCATTAGGGGCGAGTGGCCCAACGCGTCGGTCCTCCCCGTCCCGCTGATCTCGATCGCCGTCTGCGAAAGGCAGTCTTCTCCATGAGCGAAGTTCTTCGTAACGATTCCCCATTGCCGCTTCCGCAGGCCGCGGCCCGCCTCACGCGGGCCCTGGAGCAGGAAACGGCGCTGGCCCATGCCGGCGCATTGCGCGAACTGGCCGCTGCGGCGGAAGCCAAGCAGGCTGCCTTCGCGGTGTTTCTGCGCAGCCATGACGCCACATCTCCCGACCTCGCCCCGGTAGCGCGGGCGGCATTGCGCGAGCTGATGGCAGCGGCCGACGAGAACGCGATCGTGCTGGAAGCGGTGAAAACAACGCTGGAACATACCGCCGGTGTGCTGCGCACGGCACTGAGCTCCGCGGCTGATCCTGGCATCTATGGCCCGAACGGACAGCGCCCACGCCACGTGCTGGCGGCGCGGCTGGACGCACAAATCTGAAAAGGACGGAGGCAGGATTTCCCCCTGCTTCTTCCCC includes the following:
- a CDS encoding bactofilin family protein, yielding MRDLGPAIPGTVIGADTVLEGTIRAAGNLRIEGSVTGTVIADRVAVGEEGRVEGAIEAGSVRIAGEVKGSVAAREIDVLRAARVDADMSYTEIAIERGARVRGVHKQRDEAPPSPQASYAAPLDAATAQAAMQATLERTVIGLDDLKSRMAQLAETAD
- a CDS encoding rod-binding protein, producing MPLDPPGLTVAPTLPARPSAGSSTRSDKRLHETARQFEAVFMTEMLRQARPPSKPHGPFATGSAEKSWQVFMDQALGDAAVASGGTGLAREIERALGASGPTRRSSPSR